AGTCTAAGAAGGTCAAGTAAAGCTTTTACAGTTTTTTCTCTTAATGAATCGATAAATAGTTTTTTGTTCATTGTCAGTTGATTTTTTAATTTGTGCTTTTTATCGTTTTTAGGCGATCCCGTTTAGTATGACGCACAACGTTTAGCGGCATCGGCAACAAGCGCTTGCGGCCTTCCGTTCTCTCAGCCTGCACTGCGGCTGCTGCGGTGCAGTAAACTTTCACCTATTACTTCACCCGCTTGTTGACTATACCGTGTGTTACCAGCAGTTTATATTTTTGATATTAAGTAATTGACAAATGCTGAACATGCGACTAACATAAATCTTGCTTCTTCAAGGTCAACATTGCTGTCGCCTTCTAATAAAGCGTGTCTAATACCTCCTTCGTCTGAGGTATAGCCATATAAAGCACTAAAAGCAGTTTTTAAACTTCCTGGTATATTATGCTTTTTTTCTATCTCCTTTAGTGCCTGTCCAAGTGTTGTTGAGTTGTTAGTTATTATTATTTTACACAAAGATTCTACAGCTGAAATAGATTCTTTAACCGAATTTCTATAGTCTGGTTTCTTTTTGTCTGATAACAAATTTAGTGCTGTAGATAGATGCGTCTTTACAGGCTTAAACTTGTCCGATTGATTTAAAGCATTTTCAATCTCAATTATTTCTTCCTGTGAATTAACTTCAACTATCACTCCGTCCACGAAGCGATAGGCTGAAAATTCTCTTTTGAAAAAATTGTTACAAATGTCTTGGAATCGCTTGTCTTCATCTTCAAAGCAAAACTCTACAAGATTTAATCTGTCATACCAGTAAGCTTTATAAAACCATTCACGTAATATTTTTTTTGCTTCATAACCGTCGACTTGAGAATAATGTCGAGGCATATTGTCAATTGGTCTTTTAAAGAAATGAATCCAAAGATTTCTGTAAAATGTCGTTAAAGCAGAATATTTTTCGCCATATCGTGGATCATTGGATTTTGAATCTAAAATAAAGTCATGGATAAGAGTCCACAAGGCATTATCCATTTCAGGTGAAAGTCCTTCTCTTAAAAGATCTGTTTTAATTTCCGTCTTTCCTATTCTATCAGAGAATCTTAATTTCATGTTGTCTTAAATTACTGGTAACGGTAAATTGTATGAGTAGTGGCAGATTGCGAACTTCTTTCCTGCCAAACTACTACGCAGTTTGAACGGGCTACAAACCTTAATATTTACCACATCGCCTGCCATTACTTATACAAAATGTTAGGCGTAGTTATTCATTTTCAATTCTATCAAATTCTTTTACAATCTCATTTTGGAAAAAGACTAATAATTCAACAAGAACCTTATTCAAAATAGAATCTTCCATTCCGAGTAATACTGAACTCATTTCATATAAAGAGTCAGTTGCATATTGAATAGGGTCTAAAAAACCACAATCATTTGGTCCTGTCAAAAAATTATTTTGTTCTTCATCTCTTAAG
This is a stretch of genomic DNA from Alistipes sp. ZOR0009. It encodes these proteins:
- a CDS encoding AbiJ-NTD4 domain-containing protein; amino-acid sequence: MKLRFSDRIGKTEIKTDLLREGLSPEMDNALWTLIHDFILDSKSNDPRYGEKYSALTTFYRNLWIHFFKRPIDNMPRHYSQVDGYEAKKILREWFYKAYWYDRLNLVEFCFEDEDKRFQDICNNFFKREFSAYRFVDGVIVEVNSQEEIIEIENALNQSDKFKPVKTHLSTALNLLSDKKKPDYRNSVKESISAVESLCKIIITNNSTTLGQALKEIEKKHNIPGSLKTAFSALYGYTSDEGGIRHALLEGDSNVDLEEARFMLVACSAFVNYLISKI